The following proteins come from a genomic window of Acetivibrio cellulolyticus CD2:
- the atpG gene encoding ATP synthase F1 subunit gamma: MAQINEIKLRIKGIKDTKQITKAMKLISAAKLKKARKQLDHALPFFEKVRATMVDILMHSGEIENKFFDLRDEKEGKKKAYIVITGDKGLAGGYNHNMIKLVEEHLKGDHEALLFVAGNVGKYHFTKNKYNVYMEFDYPVQNPTIYRAREISELVLDLFAEGVFDEMYLAFTNMHSTISIEPKVIKLLPLELHELKMDMKITENPEERVDDVIVYDPSPQEVLDILVGKYVKGVIYGAFVEAFTSEQSARMTAMDSATTNADDILGKLSLSYNRARQSKITQEISEIVGGAEALK; encoded by the coding sequence TTGGCTCAAATAAATGAGATTAAGCTCAGAATTAAGGGTATAAAAGATACAAAACAGATTACAAAGGCCATGAAGTTGATTTCTGCAGCAAAGCTAAAGAAGGCCAGAAAACAGCTTGACCACGCTTTGCCTTTTTTTGAGAAGGTTAGGGCTACTATGGTAGATATACTTATGCATAGTGGAGAAATTGAAAATAAGTTTTTTGACTTAAGAGATGAAAAAGAAGGCAAGAAAAAGGCCTATATAGTTATAACTGGAGACAAGGGACTTGCCGGCGGCTATAATCACAATATGATAAAGCTGGTGGAGGAGCATCTCAAGGGAGATCATGAGGCACTTTTATTTGTTGCAGGTAATGTAGGAAAATATCACTTTACAAAGAATAAATACAATGTATACATGGAGTTTGATTACCCTGTGCAGAATCCGACTATTTACAGGGCAAGGGAAATATCAGAACTTGTTTTGGATTTATTTGCTGAGGGTGTTTTTGATGAGATGTATTTAGCATTCACAAATATGCACTCAACGATATCAATAGAGCCTAAGGTTATCAAATTGCTTCCATTGGAACTTCATGAACTCAAAATGGATATGAAGATAACTGAAAATCCCGAAGAAAGGGTAGATGATGTCATTGTTTATGACCCATCTCCTCAAGAGGTATTGGATATCCTGGTTGGAAAATATGTCAAGGGTGTAATATACGGGGCTTTTGTTGAAGCATTCACAAGTGAGCAGAGTGCAAGGATGACAGCAATGGATAGTGCAACAACTAATGCCGACGATATTTTAGGAAAACTTAGCTTAAGTTATAATAGGGCAAGGCAGTCAAAAATTACTCAAGAAATATCTGAAATAGTCGGTGGGGCTGAAGCTTTAAAATAA